One segment of Takifugu rubripes chromosome 5, fTakRub1.2, whole genome shotgun sequence DNA contains the following:
- the LOC105416444 gene encoding uncharacterized protein isoform X3, with product MTSHARVEPSKGVFPVCSTYRPTMKIILFVIYAGFVLPVHSDERHAYCESCLATAKAIEKEMKDVPAEERQRVVEKLISGDVCENLLTYKQVPEDKIKSSCMDLLGSHYEQIHSALLSQELKRLDIVLCYEQSTACVGVKHLSFEDARKRTFAESDIEALLQDNKENVRFAQPVHAELPDHPKEEL from the exons ATGACGTCACACGCACGCGTTGAGCCCTCCAAG GGTGTTTTCCCTGTTTGCTCTACCTACCGACCCACTATGAAAATCATATTATTTGTAATCTATGCGGGCTTTGTTCTTCCTGTGCATTCCGATGAACGCC ATGCCTATTGTGAGAGTTGTCTGGCAACAGCTAAAG CGATTGAGAAAGAAATGAAGGACGTCCCTgctgaagagagacagagagtcgTTGAGAAGCTCATCAGTGGGGATGTGTGTGAGAATCTGCTGACCTACAAACAGGTGCCTGAAGACAAAATAAAGTCCTCCTGCATGGATTTATTAG GCTCTCATTATGAGCAGATCCACTCAGCTTTGTTGAGTCAAGAGCTGAAACGTCTGGATATAGTCCTGTGTTATGAGCAGTCCACAGCTTGTGTGGGGGTGAAACACCTGTCCTTCGAG GACGCCAGGAAAAGAACTTTTGCAGAAAGTGACATTGAAGCTCTTCTTCAAGACAACAAGGAAAATGTGCGCTTTGCTCAGCCAGTACATGCAGAGTTGCCTGATCACCCTAAAGAAGAATTATGA
- the LOC105416444 gene encoding uncharacterized protein isoform X2, which translates to MTSHARVEPSKLFSSRNGRQNLTNWSPVICGMKGVFPVCSTYRPTMKIILFVIYAGFVLPVHSDERHAYCESCLATAKAIEKEMKDVPAEERQRVVEKLISGDVCENLLTYKQVPEDKIKSSCMDLLGSHYEQIHSALLSQELKRLDIVLCYEQSTACVGVKHLSFEDARKRTFAESDIEALLQDNKENVRFAQPVHAELPDHPKEEL; encoded by the exons ATGACGTCACACGCACGCGTTGAGCCCTCCAAG TTATTCAGCTCTCGCAACGGAAGACAAAACCTGACAAACTGGTCGCCTGTCATTTGTGGAATGAAG GGTGTTTTCCCTGTTTGCTCTACCTACCGACCCACTATGAAAATCATATTATTTGTAATCTATGCGGGCTTTGTTCTTCCTGTGCATTCCGATGAACGCC ATGCCTATTGTGAGAGTTGTCTGGCAACAGCTAAAG CGATTGAGAAAGAAATGAAGGACGTCCCTgctgaagagagacagagagtcgTTGAGAAGCTCATCAGTGGGGATGTGTGTGAGAATCTGCTGACCTACAAACAGGTGCCTGAAGACAAAATAAAGTCCTCCTGCATGGATTTATTAG GCTCTCATTATGAGCAGATCCACTCAGCTTTGTTGAGTCAAGAGCTGAAACGTCTGGATATAGTCCTGTGTTATGAGCAGTCCACAGCTTGTGTGGGGGTGAAACACCTGTCCTTCGAG GACGCCAGGAAAAGAACTTTTGCAGAAAGTGACATTGAAGCTCTTCTTCAAGACAACAAGGAAAATGTGCGCTTTGCTCAGCCAGTACATGCAGAGTTGCCTGATCACCCTAAAGAAGAATTATGA
- the LOC105416444 gene encoding uncharacterized protein isoform X1 produces MTSHARVEPSKQLFSSRNGRQNLTNWSPVICGMKGVFPVCSTYRPTMKIILFVIYAGFVLPVHSDERHAYCESCLATAKAIEKEMKDVPAEERQRVVEKLISGDVCENLLTYKQVPEDKIKSSCMDLLGSHYEQIHSALLSQELKRLDIVLCYEQSTACVGVKHLSFEDARKRTFAESDIEALLQDNKENVRFAQPVHAELPDHPKEEL; encoded by the exons ATGACGTCACACGCACGCGTTGAGCCCTCCAAG CAGTTATTCAGCTCTCGCAACGGAAGACAAAACCTGACAAACTGGTCGCCTGTCATTTGTGGAATGAAG GGTGTTTTCCCTGTTTGCTCTACCTACCGACCCACTATGAAAATCATATTATTTGTAATCTATGCGGGCTTTGTTCTTCCTGTGCATTCCGATGAACGCC ATGCCTATTGTGAGAGTTGTCTGGCAACAGCTAAAG CGATTGAGAAAGAAATGAAGGACGTCCCTgctgaagagagacagagagtcgTTGAGAAGCTCATCAGTGGGGATGTGTGTGAGAATCTGCTGACCTACAAACAGGTGCCTGAAGACAAAATAAAGTCCTCCTGCATGGATTTATTAG GCTCTCATTATGAGCAGATCCACTCAGCTTTGTTGAGTCAAGAGCTGAAACGTCTGGATATAGTCCTGTGTTATGAGCAGTCCACAGCTTGTGTGGGGGTGAAACACCTGTCCTTCGAG GACGCCAGGAAAAGAACTTTTGCAGAAAGTGACATTGAAGCTCTTCTTCAAGACAACAAGGAAAATGTGCGCTTTGCTCAGCCAGTACATGCAGAGTTGCCTGATCACCCTAAAGAAGAATTATGA
- the LOC105416444 gene encoding uncharacterized protein isoform X4, whose translation MKGVFPVCSTYRPTMKIILFVIYAGFVLPVHSDERHAYCESCLATAKAIEKEMKDVPAEERQRVVEKLISGDVCENLLTYKQVPEDKIKSSCMDLLGSHYEQIHSALLSQELKRLDIVLCYEQSTACVGVKHLSFEDARKRTFAESDIEALLQDNKENVRFAQPVHAELPDHPKEEL comes from the exons ATGAAG GGTGTTTTCCCTGTTTGCTCTACCTACCGACCCACTATGAAAATCATATTATTTGTAATCTATGCGGGCTTTGTTCTTCCTGTGCATTCCGATGAACGCC ATGCCTATTGTGAGAGTTGTCTGGCAACAGCTAAAG CGATTGAGAAAGAAATGAAGGACGTCCCTgctgaagagagacagagagtcgTTGAGAAGCTCATCAGTGGGGATGTGTGTGAGAATCTGCTGACCTACAAACAGGTGCCTGAAGACAAAATAAAGTCCTCCTGCATGGATTTATTAG GCTCTCATTATGAGCAGATCCACTCAGCTTTGTTGAGTCAAGAGCTGAAACGTCTGGATATAGTCCTGTGTTATGAGCAGTCCACAGCTTGTGTGGGGGTGAAACACCTGTCCTTCGAG GACGCCAGGAAAAGAACTTTTGCAGAAAGTGACATTGAAGCTCTTCTTCAAGACAACAAGGAAAATGTGCGCTTTGCTCAGCCAGTACATGCAGAGTTGCCTGATCACCCTAAAGAAGAATTATGA
- the LOC105416444 gene encoding uncharacterized protein isoform X5, whose product MKIILFVIYAGFVLPVHSDERHAYCESCLATAKAIEKEMKDVPAEERQRVVEKLISGDVCENLLTYKQVPEDKIKSSCMDLLGSHYEQIHSALLSQELKRLDIVLCYEQSTACVGVKHLSFEDARKRTFAESDIEALLQDNKENVRFAQPVHAELPDHPKEEL is encoded by the exons ATGAAAATCATATTATTTGTAATCTATGCGGGCTTTGTTCTTCCTGTGCATTCCGATGAACGCC ATGCCTATTGTGAGAGTTGTCTGGCAACAGCTAAAG CGATTGAGAAAGAAATGAAGGACGTCCCTgctgaagagagacagagagtcgTTGAGAAGCTCATCAGTGGGGATGTGTGTGAGAATCTGCTGACCTACAAACAGGTGCCTGAAGACAAAATAAAGTCCTCCTGCATGGATTTATTAG GCTCTCATTATGAGCAGATCCACTCAGCTTTGTTGAGTCAAGAGCTGAAACGTCTGGATATAGTCCTGTGTTATGAGCAGTCCACAGCTTGTGTGGGGGTGAAACACCTGTCCTTCGAG GACGCCAGGAAAAGAACTTTTGCAGAAAGTGACATTGAAGCTCTTCTTCAAGACAACAAGGAAAATGTGCGCTTTGCTCAGCCAGTACATGCAGAGTTGCCTGATCACCCTAAAGAAGAATTATGA